The sequence below is a genomic window from Harpia harpyja isolate bHarHar1 chromosome 3, bHarHar1 primary haplotype, whole genome shotgun sequence.
TACAAACTCTTGATACAGCTGCTATTTTCAGTGATGGTTTTGCTATGCTTTAAACTGCTTTTTGCCTACTTCGTATTTAAGAATAGATTCATGCTTTCAAATATATTGTCCTTTCACTTTGATGTTTCTCTTAATACAGTAAAAGCAAATAGCACAGCAGGTGAACATTAGCAAAAGCCACAGCTCCACTTTCCCAGCAAGCGGCAAAAATGTGAATATACACTAGGAAACCTAATTCATGACTGCGggtaaacagatttttttaatatttcataccCCTGTTAAATTTTTTTGCCATAGTGAACATTCATATATTGCTTGTACACATCCGTTTTCCCCCTTACACACAAACAGACAGACACATGCGTGCCCTTCccttacattaattttttttctttgttttgggggttgggggtttttttgcttgttttaggTAATTCACTAGGTTCCCTTCAGTTTTGTCCAGCCCCAAAGGTATACTAGTTCATGCCACTCACTCTCACGCTGGCAATGATTGCGTACAGTCAAGAGTGCAATCGCTACGTTTGTCTCAGTTTAGTCCAAGTCAATAGATATACACCGGCATTCCTTAACTCGGgtgattcttttcttctttctcggGGGCTGAAGCTCAGGGCAATTGAGTGTAACAGTCATGGTGGTGAATTTCTTGGGCTTGCAGAAGGAACAAGATTGGAAGGAGCCTTCTTCTTTACGGACATGCCTGGGGATGTAGAAGGAATTGCACTGGCCATAGCAGAACCTGTTGATAATGGTACGACTGTTGCAGCCTTCTTCGTGGATAGTTTGTTTGAGGGGTTGAGTTTTACACCAATCCCGCTTTAGGTATTTGCGCTCAGTGATGTGCAGCGCCTCCTGACTAGACTCCAGCACCTCTTCAGCAGGCATTGAGGTGCCTTTTCCTCGTTCTCGATGCCTAGAGCctgactgctgctgtgtctgcatTTGCTCTGAATCATTGGGCTGATCTTTGTCAGGAGGAGGGATAGCACCTTGAGATCCACGattcctctttctcccttctgctgttgGTAGCAGAAGTCCCATCAGAAGAAACACAGCACCAACAGCATACAGTGAGCGGACCATCCTATATGGAGGAAGTTGAGGGAATAAAGCACAGTTATGGATTTCAGATATCAACAGAAGCCAGGTATGCAGTAAATTTTCAGTTCCATAAAGgaaatgtgtctgtgtgtgcgtgcacacactTACAAAAGATAAGCATTTAGCCTTTACCAGCTGGAAAGCTGTTTCCAGATTACCAAGTGATAAAAGCTTTCATATATGGTGGTTGGAAGTCAAAGGATAAAGTAAGTCCaaacaaaacttcattttgtGTAGCATGcatcttttccagctcttttcttCATGTATATTACCCTAGTTAAGAGTTCTCATTCCCTTCTGATAGCTCACTGACATTAGGAAGGTTGCTCCTTACTTACACTGGTGGAAGAACAGATTTTATGCTACACAAGGATTTATACGACATAGCTATCTATGGTACCAGAGGACTAAACTCTTTCACTCAGGAGATCTAGTCTAGCTATGTGTTCCTTAGTCAGACTCAGAAGCTTTGTACAGCTTCTTGCATAATATACATCCAGAATACAATGTGCATGCTGTATCCACCTGTTGCCTGAATTACAGTGTCCCAAGCTCTGTCACACCGCACCTCTGAAGTGGTCCACTGTGGCTGAGTGTGATGATGCTTAAGGTAAGAGATGTGCAACAAGACAGGCAACTAACATAAAAGAATATTTAGGTATAGGTTAAAACAGGTGCATCTGTAATTTCAAATTACACCTTCTCGCACATTACTCTGAATCCTTGACAGAAGTTATACAGATGCAGTCACAGTGTTAAGAATTTTTCAGATCTCTGAATTTTAATCATTATATACAGCATGATATTGAAAAGACATATGAGGACAGCAGCGTTTTGTACACAACATGAAGCATCATGTAGTTTGTGCAtacacaaaaaaacatttcaagaagTGCAGTAAGTAGAGACTATCAGGTTCTTCAAAACTGCAGCCCTGCTCCAAACCTAATAAATAGCTTAGGAGCAGCCTTTCTTGCCTCCCTTATTCCACCATTTCTGCTGCTTCCCAAAACTCTGAGTTCTTTTGGCTGCTCAGTCAGCTCAAGGCACCAACTAGCCGGGAAGAAACTCATCAGCTGTCACACTTTACCCCCTTCCAGAAGTACCGTCGTCTCCATGTTGTTCTGGAAAGCCAGGGATGTGGCAGCAAGACAGACAGATCGGGGAATGAGGCACTCAGGCGACCCTCCCTGTGGGAGCTTGGGAGAAGCCAACAGAAATGAGCGACTGCTTGCAAAAAACCCGTAAAACGGGAGAACCGCGAAGAGGCACATGCACTAAAAAGGGGAAGAATTgtgaaaaaaaacctgaggaaGTTGGTGTCTTCTACCTGCTTGGAGTGCTGTGGTTGTATCCCTTATTTGACTCGTTTTATCAGTAAGGGACAAACTAGCGTTTGAACTGAAACTAAGGGCACCGTCCTGGACAGCTTTATCCGCTTTGCCTGAGACCACACAACTAGGCAGGAAAGCAGCCAAATGCCAATACTGTAAAGGCCACCTAGAGACTCAGCAGAGTACCATCTGCTATAAAAGATAACTGTTATTTCTCAGTTACTAGGTCTTTCCAGTCACacgaagaaaataaatgttatattATGCCATTCAAAAAGTGCTTCTCACTGAATGGACTGGGAAAGGAATTGCTGGAGTGGAAAAGTATcatgggggggggtcccttgTATTCAGGGATTTGCTTGTGGATCTAATGTTTTAAGTCTTTGTCTACAGATTGTTAAAGCACCTAGAGTTTATAATACATATGATAAATATATGCATTAGTTTTATTCATTTAGGTTTATGTACCAGTATGTCCTATGTTTGGCAGAAGCTTCAGGCTTCAAGCGAAGGATGTAAGAATGACACTATTGACGACTCCAACAGACAACTTGGAAGGGCTGCTTTTAATATCTAAATGAAATATGGTACAGAACATGCAATTTCAATAACCTTAAGGCTCTGACATAGAACAAAAAAAACAGTTGGGATTTCTAATTGAAGACTAATGCAGCATAATTTCAAGTGTCAGCTTGGACTCcacatttgctgttttttccccatttctattACAACCTGAATGTTAtttaaacatgtttctttttaagtttaattttgtctttaaaataattttttaaaaaagagttacAAACCACTGCTTATTTCCTCAGGAGACCAGAATGACTTCTTACAAAACTATTCCTATTTCTC
It includes:
- the GREM1 gene encoding gremlin-1, producing the protein MVRSLYAVGAVFLLMGLLLPTAEGRKRNRGSQGAIPPPDKDQPNDSEQMQTQQQSGSRHRERGKGTSMPAEEVLESSQEALHITERKYLKRDWCKTQPLKQTIHEEGCNSRTIINRFCYGQCNSFYIPRHVRKEEGSFQSCSFCKPKKFTTMTVTLNCPELQPPRKKKRITRVKECRCISIDLD